The DNA window CTTTTCTTTATACCTTTTGAAAACCATGTCTCTGTCTCCAGTTATAATCGCTTTCTCCGCGTTGACGACAACTATTTTCTCTCCGTTGAGCAGTCTTTTAGCTATAACGCTTGCCAATCTACCAAGCACGTGGTTTGAAGCGTCTATAACCTTGAAATCGTCTCCAAGGGTTTTCAGAACTCTCTTAACGCTTACACTCATACTACCACCTCACACGAGAATTCGCACGTTGCTACCCTTCGGGTTCTCTTTGATTAATTCTTCTATGCTCATGCACCTTCCTCCAGCTTCCTCGATTTTTCTCTTAGCGCTCTCCGAGAATTTGAACGCTGCAACCTTCACAGCTCTGCTGATCTCTCCGGCTCCGAGCACTTTGCCCGGAATCAACGCTATCTCATTATCCTTTAGATGCCTCTCGATCTTTCCTACGTTCACTTCCGCCATGTGTTTTGTCGGCTTAGCCAGTCTCTCGGCTACGTCCTTCCAAATCTTCGCTTTGTTTTCAGCCGAGGCTTTAAGCAATGTATCGATCAGCCTTACGAGATTCGGATTCGTCTTCCTTCTGACGACTTTTCTAATCTTGCTCATAACCACTCACCGGCGATTAGAATTTACCGAAATGGGAGGATATTTAAAGCTAACTCACGGTATTTAAGTGTTGCACCTTTTTGTTCCGTTAATTTATTGTTGGTGGGAATGAAAAATTATCGAGTATTCGCTTTCACACTACTGGAAAAAATGAATCTTAAGTAAATTTAGTCCGATTAGTTTTCGAGTTAATTCCACAAACTTGCAGAACAGATTCCAGTTTACAATCGGATTCTCAGCTGTAATCGAGCAGAAGAAGATGAGAGAGCTGAACACGGATTCAACCAAGTTCCTTCTTTGCATCACTATAGGAGGCTTTGTGGGATTCGGAGAGAATCTTAGTTATCCTCCTGACCTCCTGAAAGATACTGTCTGAAAGTAAACGGCTGTGCTAAGAACTCTTCTTCAGAAATCTTATTTCTCTCAAATATTGTTAGTTATTTGACTAGATATATTATCATAATCTTAAGTATATTTATCTTTATAAAATTATTAGTATATACTATCACGCTATGCTCTAAACAGAAAATTTTTTAAGGAAAGAAGTAATGAAAGCTGAGTAAAAGTGTAAGGTGTGTGAATGAAGAAAGCACTTGTGATTGGAATATGCTTGTTGATAGTAGTAGGAATAGTAGGAGTGGTCTCGGGGGAAACTAATAAGGAAAATAAGAATGAAATTATCGAATTGAAGCGTTTGTTTCAGCCAATAGATTCTGAAGCACGCAGGTATTTAGTGGACGAGCGTTCTTCAGAAGAACTAAATATCTTTGCCAAATATTTGGTGAAAAAGTACGATAAGTGTCTAGATGTCATTACAGATAAATTAGAGAAAATTGCTGGAAAGAGTTTAACACAAAAAGAGAAAGAGAAATTTAAGTATCTACTGATAAGGGAGTATTTAAGTAAGATAGATCAGGAACTGGGACTTAAACTTACTAATACCTCCAAAGAAATAGTGAAACTGGTTCCAATTGGTACTTTCAGAGATTCTCAATATAGTTATAAAATCTATTATGCACCATTAAGTAGTAGCGTACCTTATCCGATATATTATTGGATACAAGTTTATCCAGATGTTTACGGAGGTAAAGGAACCGATGATGCTGGAAATAGATATGACGTTAATGGAGACAATAATTTATACCAAGTTTCTGCCGAGTATACAACAAATTATGTAAAATATACCTTGTATTTCAAAGATGAAGACCATCCAGATCCAACATGGGATGCAATCTACGATGCTTGGAGAAAACTATGGTACGGCAGAATTGAGGACATAGAAAGCTTCACTGTAGAAAATGGTGTAATAAACTTTGATGATATATGGGATAATGATAAAACATATGCAGAATGGTGGGGACAGCACGGTGATAAAACGCGCGATTATACCAGTAATACTGCAGTATATATTAGTAATGTATGGAACCATGCTATGGATACCTTAGACAAAAATCCAAGTATGAATAAAGTCTGGTGGTATATATCTTGGTCTTAATCTTTATTTAATTTTTATTAATTATTTTTAATTTAGGTGTAAAACATGAAAATTTATAAAGTACTAAGCTTGTTGCTGATAGCTGTACTTGGAATTTCGTTTATAAGTAAGATTTTTATAGCTTATTTAAATCCTGAAATTTTCTTTTTTGGTGAAAAATTGGGTGGTGACAAAGCAAGAATTTATCTGTTAGCAAATGCTTTGGTTGGTATTTTTTTGGTAGCGTTGCTTTTAAAAAAGGATTATTGGAAAGGTACAGTTTTAGCCATCTTATATTTCGGGTATAATGCATGCGAAGGATACATATCTTACCAAACAGTAACACCATTTACGCTACTCTCACTTCTTCTACCAATCTTAACATTAATACTCCTTAAGCTCGACATATAAAATCAAATAGCTAGTTCGCAAATCTTTGCCTTGCTTCGGTGATATCTAGTTCGGACAACAGGCAACAATCTGCCACAGTTTTAATTCGTCTAAATTCTCGCCTTACGACTTGGACTTCAGAATCTTTTTATATTAATCCAAAGGAAAGGCATGCATGAAATACGAGATCGTGTCGAAGCCGAGTTATTCCCTACTGAACATCACCCTCGAGAGAGGGGAAGAAGTTCTCGCTGAAGCTGGAGCGATGGTTTACATGAGAGGTGTCGAGCTAAAAACTGAAACAAGAGGTGGATTTTTCGGAGGAATTCATGAAGTGCAGGTTGAGGGAAGACTTGTTGTCGATACCGGACATATTGTCGCTTTTGAGGACACGCTGGACTTCAAAGTTAGAAAAGCTGGAAGTTTGAAGGCGACAATACTCAGCGGAGAGGGATTGGTGGCTGAGTTTAGCGGAGTTGGAAGAGTTTGGATTCAGACGAGATCTATAGCTGATTACGTAGGCTGGTTATCCTCTTTAATGCCTTCGAAGTGATAGCATGAGCGAAATAATAGTTGGTTCGGCTATAAGAGCAACTTACGTAGTTAGGGGAACGAGAGGAGCTCTGCTATGTCCACCTCACCCTCTAATGGGTGGAAGCAGGTTCGACGTTAGGCTCGAGAGAATTGCGGCGGAACTTCACAAGATCAATTATTCAACGCTGGCTTTCGACTACAGAACCCCCTTCAGAGGGGGTGTTGGTGAAATAGAGGATGCGAGAAGCTGTTTACTTTATTTAAAAGAGAGGCACGACTTCGTTGCTTTGATAGGCTACTCCTTCGGAAGCGTCGTAGCCTCTAACATAGCTGATGAAGCTGACGCCCTCGTTTTGATATCGCCTCTCAAAAAAGTTAACGAAATAGAGTTGAAGGACAGTAGCGTTCCAAAACTGATAGTCATTGCAAGGTACGACGAAATCGTGAGTTTCAAAGAGTCTGAGGAAATAGCGGAAAGCCTTTCAGAGCCTAAAAAGGTTGTCATCTTGGATACCGACCACTTTTACACCGGAATGTACGTTGAACTCGCTAAGGAGGTGGCGAAGTTTTTGAGTGAAGTTTAATACAAAAGGGATGGAATTCAGCAAAGTAAAAAATAGGCTTCTCAATCACTTCAGTTCAGTCTCGTTCATCCATAAACCGTGGATGTTGCAGTAGGAGAAGGCGATTAACTTTCCTCCTTTTTCCGTTTTGAACGTAAAATGAGCTACAGGTTCTGTATATACTCCGCTTGTATTGGGTCCCTCTACTGAGGCTCCATGAGCTGCAAATTCAGTTCTACCTACCACATATGGGAATTTCTCCCCCTCTGGGTGGAAGATGAGTTCGATCCAAGCAATATGGTGTTCTGTAGTATTCGGATGGGGGATTTCCTTCCCAACGCTCACTTTGACTTCCACAACTCCGTTATCCCATTTTAAAACTTCTATAACAGGAACATGCTTTTCTTTCTTCCAATCCGCTGTCTGAAGCAGCTCCATATCATCACCTCCTGCACAACTAAGAAGCAGTAATTAGTTATTAAATTAAAAATTTTGTGTTCGAATTTCGTATTGGAAAGTTTTATTAATGTCCTAACAAAAACAAGATTTGAAATGGCAAACAGGTTGGAAAAGGCAAGAAGCCCTTACCTTAGAAAGGCGGCAAATCAGCCTGTGGATTGGTTTGAGTGGAGTGAAGAAGCATTTAAAAAGGCTAAAGAAGAGGATAAACCCATTCTTCTTTCTGTAGGTGGCGTGTGGTGTCACTGGTGCCACGTTATGGCGAAAAAATGTTTTGAGAACGAGGATATTGCAAAAATCATCAATGAAAACTTCGTTGCAGTTAAAGTGGATAGGGATGAGCGTCCCGATATAGACAGAAGGTATCAGGAGTTTGTTTTTGCAACTACTGGCACTGGAGGCTGGCCTTTAACAGTTTTCCTCACACCTGATGGAGAACCATTCTTTGGAGGGACGTATTTCCCTCCAGAGGACGGTTTCGGGATGATAGGTTTCAAAACTCTGCTTTTAAAAATCTCCGAAATGTGGGAGAAAGACAGGGAGAGTCTGTTGAAATCCGCAAAGCAGATCGTAGAATCTTTAAAAAAATTCAGTGAAAGGGATTTCAGTTCGAATTTTGATTTTACCCTGATAGAAAAGGGAATAAAAGCCGTGCTGGATAATATGGACTACGTGAACGGTGGTATCGGCAGAGCCCCAAAATTCCATCACGCAAAGGCTTTTGAGCTTCTTTTAACACATTACTACTTTACAAAGGATGAGGATCTGATTAAAGCTGTAGAGCTTACCCTTGACGCAATGGCTAAGGGGGGCGTTTACGATCAGCTTATTGGTGGCTTCTTCCGCTATTCAACTGATGATAGATGGCATGTACCTCATTTCGAGAAGATGCTCTACGATAACGCTGAACTTTTAAAGCTCTACACAATAGCCTATCAGATCACCAAGAAGGAGCTTTACAGAAAAGTTGCTAAGGGGATTGTGGATTACTACAGAAAATTCGGAGTAGATGAGAGAGGAGGATTCTACGCTTCTCAGGATGCGGATATCGGCGAGCTTGAGGAGGGTGGATATTATATTTTTAGCTTGGAGGAAATTAAAGAGGTTCTAAACGATGAAGAGTTCAGGATTGCTTCTCTCTACTTCGGGTTAAGGGAGGGGAAGAACGTTCTTCACGTATCCTTAGATGAGAACGAGATTTCAGAAATTCTCGGAATCCCCGTTCGGAGAGTTAAGGAAATTATTGAATCTGCCAAGGAGAAATTACTGGAGGTTAGGGAAAGAAGGGAGACACCCTTCATAGATAAGACAATATACACGAATTGGAACGGATTGATGATTGAGGCGATGTGTGATTATTACAAATCCTTTAACGATCCTTGGGCTGTTGAAGTGGCGGAAAAGTCAGGTGAGAGATTGTTGAAGTTTTGGGACGGGGATGTGCTTTTACACACGGATGACGTTGAAGGTTTTTCAGAAGACTACATTTTCTTCGCAAAGGGTTTAATTGCGTTATTTGAGATCACTCAAAAAGGTAAGTATTTAAATGCTGCAGTTGAAATAACTAAGAGAGCTGTGGATTTGTTCTGGGATCATAAGAGAGGAGGATTTTTCGACAGGAAAAGTAGTGGCAACGGCTTATTGAGTCTGAAGGTGAAGGATATTCAGGATTCTCCTCAGCAATCGGTTAACGGCATCGCTCCTCTACTTCTTACAACACTTTCATCTGTAACCGGAACGGAAGAATTTGGGGCATTAGCTAAAAAATCTCTGAGAGCTTTTGCGGGAATTTTGGAGAAATACCCTCTAATCTCTCCCTCGTACATGATAAGCCTCTACGCGTATATTAGGGGAATTTACCTTGTCAAAACCAGACGCCATTTTGAAGAAATGCTCAGAACTTTCAGACCGTTTAAGTTTGTGATTAGAGATGATTCGGAATTGGTTTGCGAGGGAAACGTATGTAGGAGCTTAAAGTAACTCAGGCAAAACTTATATTCTTCTTATTCACTGACATCTTTATGATACGTAAAATCCTCCTACCCGTAGATTTCTCTGAATACTCTCTCATGTCAGTTGAATGTGGAAGGGACCTTAAGGACCTCGGAGCTGAGGAGATAGTTTTACTTCACGTAATAGACGAGAAATTTACGGATCCTCTTCGATATTCAAAACCGGAAATAATTCAGACAATTGTAGAGAGTTACAGGAGAGAAGTTGAGAAAAAACTCAGAGAAATTGAAGAAAAACTGTCGGACTTCAAAGTAAAGATTAGAATAGAGTTCGGAGAGCCTGCAGAAGAGATTCTGAGAGTTGCTGAAGAAGAGAAAGTTTCCTTGATCTATATGAGCGGTAGAGGTGAAAGCTGGCTTCTACCAAGGATGTTTGGAGGTGTTGCAGAGGTTATTGCTGCATCTTC is part of the Ferroglobus placidus DSM 10642 genome and encodes:
- a CDS encoding desulfoferrodoxin family protein, producing MELLQTADWKKEKHVPVIEVLKWDNGVVEVKVSVGKEIPHPNTTEHHIAWIELIFHPEGEKFPYVVGRTEFAAHGASVEGPNTSGVYTEPVAHFTFKTEKGGKLIAFSYCNIHGLWMNETELK
- a CDS encoding 50S ribosomal protein L18e, with product MSKIRKVVRRKTNPNLVRLIDTLLKASAENKAKIWKDVAERLAKPTKHMAEVNVGKIERHLKDNEIALIPGKVLGAGEISRAVKVAAFKFSESAKRKIEEAGGRCMSIEELIKENPKGSNVRILV
- a CDS encoding alpha/beta hydrolase produces the protein MSEIIVGSAIRATYVVRGTRGALLCPPHPLMGGSRFDVRLERIAAELHKINYSTLAFDYRTPFRGGVGEIEDARSCLLYLKERHDFVALIGYSFGSVVASNIADEADALVLISPLKKVNEIELKDSSVPKLIVIARYDEIVSFKESEEIAESLSEPKKVVILDTDHFYTGMYVELAKEVAKFLSEV
- a CDS encoding TIGR00266 family protein; translated protein: MKYEIVSKPSYSLLNITLERGEEVLAEAGAMVYMRGVELKTETRGGFFGGIHEVQVEGRLVVDTGHIVAFEDTLDFKVRKAGSLKATILSGEGLVAEFSGVGRVWIQTRSIADYVGWLSSLMPSK
- a CDS encoding thioredoxin domain-containing protein, with the translated sequence MANRLEKARSPYLRKAANQPVDWFEWSEEAFKKAKEEDKPILLSVGGVWCHWCHVMAKKCFENEDIAKIINENFVAVKVDRDERPDIDRRYQEFVFATTGTGGWPLTVFLTPDGEPFFGGTYFPPEDGFGMIGFKTLLLKISEMWEKDRESLLKSAKQIVESLKKFSERDFSSNFDFTLIEKGIKAVLDNMDYVNGGIGRAPKFHHAKAFELLLTHYYFTKDEDLIKAVELTLDAMAKGGVYDQLIGGFFRYSTDDRWHVPHFEKMLYDNAELLKLYTIAYQITKKELYRKVAKGIVDYYRKFGVDERGGFYASQDADIGELEEGGYYIFSLEEIKEVLNDEEFRIASLYFGLREGKNVLHVSLDENEISEILGIPVRRVKEIIESAKEKLLEVRERRETPFIDKTIYTNWNGLMIEAMCDYYKSFNDPWAVEVAEKSGERLLKFWDGDVLLHTDDVEGFSEDYIFFAKGLIALFEITQKGKYLNAAVEITKRAVDLFWDHKRGGFFDRKSSGNGLLSLKVKDIQDSPQQSVNGIAPLLLTTLSSVTGTEEFGALAKKSLRAFAGILEKYPLISPSYMISLYAYIRGIYLVKTRRHFEEMLRTFRPFKFVIRDDSELVCEGNVCRSLK